In Sebaldella termitidis ATCC 33386, one DNA window encodes the following:
- a CDS encoding biotin--[acetyl-CoA-carboxylase] ligase → MRIEHLELTDSTNEVLKRKRHKQEYDIVYADNQTASKGRRGNKWISDKGAALFSFLVKDNDYGEKTSLLVGYAVYKILDGILESDKLTFKWPNDIHYNGRKISGILIEKCEDFLIVGIGINVNNTDFGVYGETALSLKLITGKEYDVKNIIVKTVEETKQRLEKIAEEWEAVIDFLNEKHSLNNKLVENNQKEQYEVIKINYDGSLKVKKDGEKNYTDIYSDEIKGIKIKN, encoded by the coding sequence ATGAGAATAGAGCATTTAGAATTAACAGATTCCACAAATGAAGTATTAAAGAGAAAAAGGCATAAGCAGGAATATGATATAGTGTATGCGGATAACCAGACAGCCAGTAAAGGAAGACGCGGAAATAAATGGATTTCAGACAAGGGTGCGGCTTTATTTTCCTTTCTTGTAAAAGATAATGATTATGGGGAGAAGACTTCATTACTCGTTGGTTATGCTGTCTACAAAATATTAGACGGGATATTGGAATCCGATAAATTAACGTTTAAGTGGCCTAATGACATACATTATAACGGAAGAAAAATATCTGGCATATTGATCGAAAAATGTGAGGATTTTCTAATAGTCGGAATAGGAATAAATGTAAATAATACAGATTTTGGAGTATATGGTGAAACAGCGTTGTCTCTAAAGCTGATAACCGGAAAAGAATATGATGTAAAAAATATAATAGTAAAAACAGTGGAGGAAACAAAACAGAGACTGGAAAAAATAGCGGAAGAATGGGAGGCCGTAATAGATTTTCTAAACGAAAAACATTCACTTAATAATAAGCTGGTTGAAAATAATCAAAAAGAACAGTATGAGGTAATAAAGATAAATTATGACGGAAGTTTAAAAGTAAAAAAAGATGGTGAGAAAAATTATACAGATATATATTCTGATGAAATAAAAGGGATAAAAATAAAGAATTAA
- a CDS encoding SLC13 family permease gives MLVAIIIFCLAYILIIFEKFPISVLAMLGAIVMVMTGVLGAEEAFRAIDLNVIFLLVGMMIMVSILAETGLFEWIAIKATQLVKGEPIPLLVLLMLATAVFSAFLDNVTTILLIVPVTIVMLENLKLDTKPFIIGEILASNIGGTATLIGDPPNILIGSEAGFSFNDFIINLGPVIIINLIVTIFLLYFFYCRKLKVSRELKAHIMELSPDRALKDKKLMYQSLVILLLVIAGFVSHEITHIEPSIIALAGAMALILVSKKEPEEIFEKVEWPTLFFFMGLFIMVEGLVEVGVIQMLAEATLSLTKGDFQKTALFIGILSSSVSPIIDNIPYTTTMLPLIKNLETAFPNVDALWWSLALGACLGGNATLIGASANVVAANISKKNGKVISFIEYLKYGLPLTFVTIVIAMIYLNFRYLR, from the coding sequence ATGTTGGTAGCAATAATTATATTTTGTTTGGCATATATATTAATTATTTTTGAGAAATTCCCTATATCTGTTTTGGCGATGTTAGGGGCAATAGTAATGGTAATGACGGGAGTTTTGGGGGCGGAAGAGGCTTTTAGAGCAATAGATCTGAATGTAATATTTCTTTTGGTAGGTATGATGATTATGGTATCAATACTTGCAGAAACGGGACTTTTTGAATGGATAGCCATTAAAGCAACCCAGCTGGTAAAGGGAGAACCTATACCGTTATTAGTATTGCTGATGCTGGCAACGGCAGTATTTTCAGCGTTTTTGGATAATGTTACCACGATTCTGCTTATAGTTCCGGTAACTATAGTTATGCTGGAAAATCTGAAGCTGGATACAAAACCGTTTATTATCGGGGAAATACTGGCATCAAATATAGGCGGAACGGCGACTTTGATAGGTGACCCGCCTAATATACTAATAGGGAGTGAAGCTGGATTTTCATTTAACGACTTTATTATAAACCTTGGACCTGTAATTATAATTAATCTGATAGTTACAATATTTCTGCTTTACTTTTTTTACTGCAGAAAACTGAAAGTTTCAAGAGAACTGAAAGCACATATAATGGAATTAAGTCCTGACAGGGCATTAAAAGATAAAAAGCTTATGTATCAATCACTGGTTATACTTCTTTTGGTAATAGCCGGATTTGTATCACATGAGATTACACATATAGAGCCTTCTATAATTGCACTTGCAGGAGCAATGGCTCTGATACTTGTCAGTAAAAAAGAACCTGAGGAAATATTTGAAAAAGTAGAATGGCCTACATTGTTTTTCTTTATGGGTCTGTTTATTATGGTGGAAGGTCTTGTGGAAGTGGGAGTAATACAAATGCTTGCAGAAGCTACATTATCTCTTACAAAAGGAGATTTTCAAAAAACTGCTTTATTTATAGGTATATTGTCCAGTTCAGTTTCACCAATCATTGATAACATACCATATACGACAACAATGCTTCCTCTGATAAAAAATCTGGAAACTGCATTTCCAAATGTGGATGCACTCTGGTGGAGTCTTGCACTCGGGGCATGTCTTGGAGGAAATGCTACATTAATAGGAGCTTCTGCTAATGTGGTCGCAGCCAATATAAGTAAAAAGAACGGAAAAGTAATATCATTTATAGAATATCTAAAATATGGCCTTCCATTAACTTTTGTGACAATAGTCATAGCAATGATATATCTGAATTTCAGATATTTGAGATAA